The genomic DNA CGATTGATCCCGCTTGAAAGTCTGCGTTGACCACGCAGTCACAACCGGGATCTTGTTGACGTGAAATGGTTCCGCACCCGGTCAACACTCCGAACAGTAATAATGCAACGAACAGCATCCGATGTTTGATTAGCATGATAGGCATCTTTCGTTTCGTCTCTTCAGAACGCATCTTGCGTCTTTCTCAATTGGGTAGAACGGACTGTCGGTGATCACCTCACCTTGTCCATTCAAGTTTCAGAGCCGTAGTCACAATCTAAAACAACGTGACTTCCACATGAGCATTGAATCTCAATTGACTGGATCAACTCCTGATCGCGATGAACAATGACTTTCGGAGAAGTCTGTTCCTGCTCGGTGACGAGTAATTTTCGCGGATCGATTTTGACTCGATTTGCGCGAACGATTGCGGAAGGTTGGCTGCGCGTCATTCGGACACCTCACTTGATGGAAAATGGATTTTAATTCGATACGGAAAATGAGAGTTCAGTTTTCAGAACGGATTCAATGCTCGTGGTGCCCGTGAAGTTCACTTAAATGACTTCATAGGTAGTCCGCCATGTGAACGAACTCAAACACCGATTCGAAAATGCTATCGGTGAACCATTTGTTTCAGTTCCAGTTCTGTTTTTGTCAGAATGCGTGAGACCCGGGACTCGGAGAGCCCGAGAACCTGACCGATTTGCTTGAGTGTCAAATCATCGAGGTAATACAAGGTGATCACCGCACGTGGACGGTCAGCGAGTTTTTCAATCGCTTTGGCAAGGACATGTTGCTGTTCATGCTCCGACTGTTCTTCTTGTACTGAGTTGTCAGAGCGTCTTGTGTATGGGAGGAGTTCTTCGCTCCAACTTTCAGGGTAATTCATACGCATCGCGACGAGACACTTCTCGACGTCTTCGACTGAAAGGTCTGTCATCTCTGCAATCTGTTGAGAATTTAATGTTTGTTCGCCTCCTTGAATGGCAGCTTTGATCTTCGACCAGTTCTGCAAAATGTGCTGGGGAACTGGACAATTTCGACGAAGTTCATCCAGAACGGCTCCACGAATTCTTGAATAGGCAAAGGTCTTAAATGCAACTCCCTTGTCTGCATCAAACCGATTCGCTGCTTCGACCAATCCCAGAACTCCAGCCGCTTCGAGATTCTCAAAATCTATGGCACTGGGGAGCTCCAGCAACAATTTTCCGATCACATGTTTCACGTAATAAAGGTTTGAGACGATGAGTCGCTCGCGTGCCTGTTGGTCATTGATGTTTTGATATGTCTTGAGTCCCGCATCCATGCGTCCCCCTCCTGCCAATCACTCTTTTCATCTATCGTCCCTGGGAATCATTCATTGAAGAAGCACTAACAAAACTGCGAATACGGTGGGTATTCGCTCAACCACAACTTTGTTGGTTTTGTTAGAGCGACTCCTTCAAAACTCGTCCTCATCTTCAAACACAAGCGAGACCATCGAAGACATTCCAATAAAGAGAACCGTTGCGCCGCCGCCTCCGAGGAAAGCTCGGAACAAGACAACCTCAGGCTCAAGCCCGAAAACAACACTGAGTAAAGTCATTGCACAGGCAACGAGCAGTCCGACTGCCATGCCGATTTGCACATTCGAATTTTTGGGGATGTTCTTATTCATACTGATGATTTCATTCGATAAACATTGACGAAAACGCTTTCGTAAAGAGTCATTTCCTGACACTGACCTGTTGAGCATTTCGAAATGCTTTTGGCTTTCTGCCGCAGATCGTTCAGCGCTGTTCCTGATAAAACCGTTCCCTCATGGATGCCTCCAGAAGTCCCGCACTGCTCACGCTGCATTATTCCGAAGCCCTTCGTTCTCACTCCCGGCAGTTGGGACAATTGAATCTCCAATGCCAACGTTTTCAGGGAAAATAGTCCTGTAAGGAATGAACTCAACGGGATCGATTCCCAGGTCCCCCGGAACTTCTTGATACGCGACCACTCCCAGGTGCGGCGCGGAGCGGCGAAACAGTTTTCGCAACGGGCGTCGCAGAACACGATCGACCAGTAAGGCCAATGGCTGATCAGCACGTTGCGAGTTCTTCCAGGCAGCTTGAATCTGTTCGAGCATCGCTTCGAGTGAATCTGGACCGACGGCAAGTTGTT from Thalassoglobus polymorphus includes the following:
- a CDS encoding sigma-70 family RNA polymerase sigma factor, giving the protein MDAGLKTYQNINDQQARERLIVSNLYYVKHVIGKLLLELPSAIDFENLEAAGVLGLVEAANRFDADKGVAFKTFAYSRIRGAVLDELRRNCPVPQHILQNWSKIKAAIQGGEQTLNSQQIAEMTDLSVEDVEKCLVAMRMNYPESWSEELLPYTRRSDNSVQEEQSEHEQQHVLAKAIEKLADRPRAVITLYYLDDLTLKQIGQVLGLSESRVSRILTKTELELKQMVHR